In Episyrphus balteatus chromosome 4, idEpiBalt1.1, whole genome shotgun sequence, the sequence atgaaaactcataaaaatttaaatttttttttgaacattttttatctgtcccgggtttcgcttcaagaaatatggtcaccgtagctaTACGGGTTTTACAGCGACATTAGAGAGTTGAAAATTCAGCGGTTAAGATGGCTGGGCCATATGGGGCGAATGAACACCGGCCTTtagtccatacaaaattttacatttcttCCCGGTGGAAGTGAAGCTAACATGAACCCACCAGATATaaattcagctcaacttacataaattttttgaaaaacatctaaCGTGAGCTATTCGCTTTATGCCTTCGATATTGTTCTCCTTATTTATCATTTTACATGCATTTCTAGGCAAACATTGTTAAACCAATCCGAagaacctttttttcaaaaaaaaattcaataccaTAGCCTTCacctagaattaaaaaaaatgacaaatataTCGGTTccatttcatacaaatttaaatgcATATATTCGTAAATTTAAATATAGAAACATCCTTTATTTCGTATTGAATGCTGTTTTAAGTATCAGCATTCTTAAAACTGATTTATTCAGAGCTTATTACATTATTATTCACAATCTTATACAACTAATTACGAAAAGATAtcttcttgtttaaaaaatataaactctGTTATTTTGTAGAgagaaaaataatgaaaaattgaaaactgtAAAAAATGAACAATGATGAATAAGTGATCGAatttaaggtccaatttattcacactccattaaatttaaagtcgccattaaaaaagggaaattttaaaatttgtatgcgatttgacagatttataatttttaatggagactttaaatataatggagagtgaataaattggacctaaatgtgtttaaacttaAAAGCTGAATATATTTAAACTTCGAAAAACAATACCAAACACATACAACAACATGAGCTTTtgctttttcttaattttaatcaatttcttgattaaaaacatttgatataaaaatttaaatataatttagacAATTTCGTCAATACAATGTTTAGATTATATAGATACACTCTCGTCAGTATTTTAAATCTATAGTCGCGCCATTTCGTCCGACTGTGCTTCTATGATGGCTTTCAggatatttatttctaatttagcGGCTGTTTTACCAGTAACGCGATTCATAACATTAGCAACATACAAACCAAGAGCTTCGTGTCTATTTGAATTgcagagatttttgaaaaatgtcggTGGAAGCTGATTATCGAAATTGCCAATATTTATTATCTCTCCAGGAGCGGTTGTATGTCCGATTGCTTTGGAGCTACTTGAtggattattttcaaaaatgatgtcTTTTTGGAAATCTAAATCTTCCAATTGTGTATTAAAGCCATTCGATTTGAGTGTTGTCATGCCATTAGATAATTCACTCGAAATCGTTTGGTTATTTGATGGAATCGTTATGACATTAATTCCCGTTCCGGACGTAACTGTTGGGGTAATTATTGTTTCCATATCTTCTATATTCTCCTTTTTTATTTCTACTTCCGGAATCTGTGCAATTGGTGCAGTTGATGTTTGTGATGATGCGATGTTCATTTTCTTGTTAGGTGTTGCTTCTTCACGTTGCATATCAACATTCTGCAATTTGCGTTTAATTGAATCAGGCAGCAACATTGAGCGGGCATTCTCAGATCCTGGGCCTCTTGTCATTTTAGTTAGGGTTGTCTGTTTCATGGGTTGTCCCAAATTTGTCTTTCGAACACTTATGCCTTTGGCTTGAAGAGCTTTTGAAAtaggtgtttgtttttgttgtggtTGATTGTATTCCGGCTTAACTGCAGTTGAGGCCTGTGTCACCATTAAATTGGAGTTAAGAACTTTGAGCTCTGGCTTAGCTTCTACAGTATTGGGAGTTTCTTTATCTGGTGATGTTGTTGGGCTGTGATTGTTGCTTTTCATAGATTTGTCTTGGTTGTCGCTGTCTTCTTCGTAATCGTCATCTTCTTCACGAACTTCAAGAAATTCCACCATAGATTCATCTTCCTGTTCGGCTTCTTCTTCTCTGTTagtaaaacaagaaaaaatgttgtttgttAAGATGTAGTGtacgagttttttttattgtctgtTCAAACACGATGCAAAACTATAATTAGCAAACTGAAAGGAGTATAACCtgaattatttgtttatatacaaaaatcgCTTGGGGGATACTTTTTCAAATAGGTAGTTTTTTTGGGAACTTAGGTGAATCCAAATAAGAACTAAACCACGGCTGGGTTGCACACACTTGTTTGTATTTTAAGGCTATATTATGACTATACATTGAAAATGTGAACCAAGAGTGAAATAAAGTCAAGAAAAAACTTTGTAGATAATAAAAAAGGACGGTAGATAGAATATTCAGCTATTAAGCTACTCATACGTAATGTGGGATATAAGCAGGCCCAAAACGTGGTATCTCCATTTAACATTTACACAATTTAGGAGACTACAGAAGAAATTTGTTTGCGCCTGTGTTATCCTTATGACCTTATCATTCAATGagcaacaaaagttttttgttgtaaattcaACATTCATTTTTAGCAGAAATGTGTATTCTACGACTTAGTAGAGAAATTGATCGTTATAAcgtttttttgtcatttttgtgtCAAATAATTTATGCAAGTCAAAGGCGCCGGTTAAAGCAATCAGGAAAATGAATCAGGAAACAATTTCAAAtagatattttgtgatgttttcattcgatttgaaacacaaatgctatACCAATCGATTATGAATGACTCaaagatttttttcgaaaagaacATTTCTAATGAaacaattatattttgtttaaattgtatttatttgttttcctgATGCAAATTTTTCGTGTGCATTAAAATCAGGAAAACAAAAAGTAGATACATTTTGTATGTATCAACTGACATAagttttcctgatcgctataaacGAGCATcagtaaaaaatattcaatttgatACTGTTTCTTTTTTCCTGATCGTTATAACCGTCGCCAAAGCTTACAACTTTTTCTGTCactgaatacaaaaatatgactCAACTGCCGGTTAAAACCGTTACCTCaacattcaaaatttaatttcttgaaaatcgGGTTAAGGTTTGTCCCGACGAAATTCTGAATCTacattaattttcaattttgtattttttgttaattaatgatCATCATTTTTCGTACTACGTAGCCCGTAAAAAAAACACTAGTTACTTTGATTATTGCTTCGTTTCATTTTCTCTTGTTCCACtgcaaacgaaaattttttcaTGTTTATTTCAATCAGGAAaggaaaatgcattttcttaatCGCTATAACTGGCGTCTAAAatacaaagatttttttcaggggtTCTGCACCCTGCGAGGAGTTGACAAAGCCTCCACAAGCCGTTCGGGCTCGATGGAACATTATTACCAATATTTAATTGTTCAATTAAACATTTTCTTTACATAAAATATTCTTTCAGTGATTCCCTATAGTTTAGCGGAATTGAAAAGCTGTATGCATAAATTTCTGATTGTCATCCAAAGTTAACCCTTTGTTTTCCGGTGGTTACAATAAGAAACCaccttttaaactttattttttttactttttatcccAATTAAATATATCAGCAAATACCTAGCTCAGAAGTTTACTAATATAATGATATTTACTAGTGCaatggatatattttttctggcgcgatattcaagaaatatttaaagttttttcaacgtttttttaatttttttgagaaaaaaattgctCCGGGCAACAAAGGGTTAAGAGAGAAAACACGAAAATTGTTAGAACATAACAGAGATTAAATTCGATTGCACTTTGACgcataataaagaaaaatcaattgtGCATATTTTGAACAAGTCATTTGATTAATTGTTCAACCTTGAACCTTTTTCTTAAGTATTTATGGTTTCAAGGTTTTCGTCGTGTTTATTttatctcaaaataaaaaaaaacgacaacatACACTTTTACAGTGACCGTTAGTACCCAAAATGGAAAATGACCGATAAACATACCTAGTACCTATTTAATTAGTGAGCTAGAACTGCAACAGACTAGacgacagatttttttaaattgagaacTACCGCAATCAATTTTTGCTTAAAAGGTTGATAAATAGTTCTTTGAgtataatttagaaaattttcttgGTAAACGTCTGAGCATAAATCAACAACCTTCACATTTGAAAGTTTTCAGTTCTGAATCAGGAACAGGAACTTCTATTCACAACTTTTCTCGAACGTGTAATTTAACCGGAATCAGAACAATTTGGAAAAGAACAAACCTCTTTGAACAAGAAAAAGATGTAGGTACATTTCAATTCCGAAACAAcgtcatttataaaaatagatgatAAAATAATGCAATTCGCATGTATGTCTTTTGGACCAAAGACTGCTCAAGTATGTAGAAAACGTTTcgtaaaaactattttatcaTAACATTAATTTTGGATACATCCTTCATTCGGAAAGAATTGAGCCTGTTTTCGTTTTAAATCTAAGTTCCCGTTTTGGCTAGCTTGGCTTGGTACTTAAGTATTTATGGTTCCAAGGTTTTTGTCGTGTTTATTttatctcaaaataaaaaaacgacaaCAACACATTTATACACTTTTACAGTGATCTTTAGTACCCAAAATGGAAAATGATCGATATACCTAGTATCGATTTAATTAATGAGCTAGAACTCCAACAGACTagacgacatatttttttttttttaattgaggcCTACCGCAACAATGTAAAACTAATAAATTGTAAAGAATCCACAAGTTTGAATATAGTAAACCTCTGTGGGAAataccatgaaaaaaaaaataaataaatgcagcacttaaaaattttttgcaaaatcaaaaaatcccCGACTAAGGGCCAATTCCTaggaatatcttttttttatgttgacatTATGACAAATGGCAGTATTCGTTTAATAGTCTAACTGATGATTGAAACATCAGGATAAAATGAAATTCCAACGATTATATGAGCGGAATTCACAATCGTcactaaagtaaaaattttactcaagtgAACATTTTTGGTCTTGCGTTTGGGCCACTTCAGCTACTCCTTAAGTTAAGAAACCCTTACGGTTTAATAACTTTAAGCTCATAGATTCCAACTGAGGAAATTTTAAAGATCAAATGCATGAGCAAGCACTCAGAAAATTCATCTCAGGCTTGTGCTTGAGAAAATGTctacttgagtgacgactctgaattccgctTTATGTGAGTGACAAATTTTAAACTATTACCTACATCGAAACAGATGGATGTAGTTAACCTAGTTAGGTACATACGCTACTTTATTTTAAATCGCTGAGGAAAATTCAAGTGTTTAACTACTTCCTTGAATTTTCCCTTCTTGGTTCTAACGTGTCATTTCTTCTTGATATCTTATTTTCACGCCTAGATATAACAAGGACATGTTAACACGATCAgaaaggtgattttcttataGCTTCCAACACAAGCAAAGTCATTTTTTGGAGTTTACGATTCTCATAGAACGGGTTCATCAAGGGA encodes:
- the LOC129918290 gene encoding myb-like protein V; amino-acid sequence: MPIQLDKILADIAEEKPLHPLSEAAKIKKDQDEAWIKVGKKNKLSAHEAKSIFKVLQKKYEQEKLKPSSTWKLFQQMEDICKKQEECKPKIEEEEAEQEDESMVEFLEVREEDDDYEEDSDNQDKSMKSNNHSPTTSPDKETPNTVEAKPELKVLNSNLMVTQASTAVKPEYNQPQQKQTPISKALQAKGISVRKTNLGQPMKQTTLTKMTRGPGSENARSMLLPDSIKRKLQNVDMQREEATPNKKMNIASSQTSTAPIAQIPEVEIKKENIEDMETIITPTVTSGTGINVITIPSNNQTISSELSNGMTTLKSNGFNTQLEDLDFQKDIIFENNPSSSSKAIGHTTAPGEIINIGNFDNQLPPTFFKNLCNSNRHEALGLYVANVMNRVTGKTAAKLEINILKAIIEAQSDEMARL